In Arthrobacter alpinus, a single window of DNA contains:
- a CDS encoding ROK family protein gives MNTLTNHAGETGVQTPEAAGSGVVLAFDIGGTDMKVGIVRGGPSGDGVEVVDVQRHPTPLEAGRTGESVCERIVELTDEYRAAHPDLVISAVGVTVPGIVDEDAGIGIYSANLGWKDFPFTATLTESLGLPVGFGHDVSMAGEAEFRLGAAVGKTDVLILVIGTGIAGAVLCDGNRVAGGGYAGEIGHAMVPAPGGGMVILESLGSAGAIARRYTEATGSAVAGARDVLTLAGEGDAAAKTVWNDAIDALSFSIAQCVSILGTETVVLGGGLSMAGPVLFEALAARVDEMLTFHRRPEYVHAALGENAGLIGSALKARSLAGKQA, from the coding sequence ATGAATACCCTGACAAACCACGCTGGCGAAACCGGCGTCCAGACCCCCGAAGCCGCCGGGAGCGGCGTGGTCCTGGCCTTCGACATTGGCGGCACGGACATGAAGGTTGGCATTGTGCGAGGGGGGCCGTCCGGCGACGGCGTGGAGGTGGTGGATGTGCAGCGCCACCCCACACCCCTGGAGGCCGGCCGCACGGGTGAAAGCGTCTGCGAGAGGATCGTGGAGCTCACGGACGAATATCGTGCCGCGCACCCTGACCTGGTCATCTCCGCCGTGGGCGTGACGGTGCCCGGAATCGTCGATGAGGACGCCGGCATCGGCATCTACTCGGCGAACCTGGGCTGGAAGGACTTCCCGTTCACGGCTACGCTCACCGAATCCCTGGGCCTGCCGGTCGGTTTTGGCCACGACGTCAGCATGGCCGGAGAGGCGGAATTCCGTCTCGGCGCGGCCGTGGGGAAGACCGACGTGCTGATCCTGGTCATCGGAACCGGCATTGCCGGCGCCGTGCTGTGCGATGGCAACCGCGTGGCCGGCGGCGGCTACGCCGGGGAGATTGGCCACGCCATGGTCCCTGCTCCGGGCGGCGGCATGGTTATCCTGGAATCCCTCGGCTCGGCTGGCGCCATTGCCCGACGCTACACCGAGGCCACCGGCTCGGCAGTGGCCGGGGCCCGCGACGTCCTGACACTCGCGGGGGAGGGCGACGCCGCGGCAAAGACCGTCTGGAACGACGCCATCGACGCCCTTTCCTTTAGCATCGCCCAGTGCGTGTCCATCCTGGGCACCGAAACCGTGGTGCTGGGCGGCGGGCTCTCGATGGCTGGCCCGGTGCTTTTTGAGGCCCTGGCCGCCCGCGTGGATGAGATGCTCACCTTCCATCGCCGCCCCGAATACGTCCATGCGGCGTTGGGCGAGAACGCGGGTCTCATCGGCTCGGCGCTCAAGGCACGCAGCCTGGCCGGGAAGCAGGCATGA